The Carnobacterium mobile DSM 4848 genome includes a window with the following:
- a CDS encoding ROK family glucokinase has translation MSKKLIGIDLGGTTVKLAVLTETGEVQQKWSLLTDISEEGTKIVPSIVASINEHIERYGMSKEDFIGIGMGSPGTVDMKNGTVIGAYNLNWKTLQPVKLLIEEGTGIPFAIDNDANVAALGERWKGAGENEDNMAFLTLGTGVGGGIVAEGNLLHGSVGAAGEVGHITVEPNGYDCTCGKKGCLETVASATGVVRLARDYADEYAGESALKVAIDDGQLVTAKDVFDFAKQNDALAVKVIDKVAFYLGLACGNIANILNPSTIVIGGGVSNAGEFLIEQVQEYFDTFTFPAIRSSCKIRLAQLGNDAGVIGASSLIKDIMSKNEKLSTI, from the coding sequence ATGTCAAAAAAATTAATTGGAATTGATTTAGGCGGGACGACCGTAAAATTAGCTGTATTAACTGAAACTGGAGAAGTACAACAAAAGTGGAGTTTGTTAACAGATATTTCTGAAGAAGGAACTAAAATAGTTCCTTCTATTGTGGCATCTATTAATGAACACATTGAACGATATGGTATGTCAAAAGAGGATTTTATTGGAATAGGGATGGGTTCACCAGGAACTGTTGATATGAAAAACGGTACTGTAATCGGTGCTTACAATTTAAATTGGAAAACCTTGCAGCCAGTCAAGTTATTGATTGAAGAAGGAACTGGGATTCCTTTTGCTATTGATAATGATGCCAATGTAGCTGCACTCGGGGAACGTTGGAAAGGTGCCGGAGAGAATGAAGACAATATGGCATTTTTAACGTTGGGTACTGGCGTGGGCGGCGGAATTGTTGCTGAAGGGAATTTACTGCATGGCTCTGTAGGGGCAGCCGGTGAAGTAGGTCATATAACTGTTGAACCAAATGGTTATGACTGTACATGCGGTAAAAAAGGCTGTCTGGAGACAGTCGCAAGCGCAACAGGCGTAGTACGTTTAGCAAGAGATTATGCAGATGAATATGCTGGAGAATCTGCGTTAAAAGTTGCTATTGATGATGGCCAATTAGTTACGGCAAAAGATGTATTTGACTTTGCTAAGCAAAATGATGCTCTAGCAGTAAAAGTGATCGATAAGGTTGCTTTTTATTTAGGATTAGCTTGCGGCAATATTGCCAATATATTAAATCCTTCTACTATTGTAATCGGAGGCGGAGTCTCCAATGCAGGAGAATTTTTAATTGAACAAGTACAGGAGTACTTTGATACTTTTACGTTTCCAGCTATTCGCAGCAGCTGCAAAATACGCTTAGCCCAATTAGGAAATGATGCAGGTGTTATTGGAGCTAGTTCACTTATTAAAGATATTATGAGTAAAAATGAAAAACTTTCAACTATCTAA
- a CDS encoding rhodanese-like domain-containing protein — MNGNVLLNTVLLIIIIVWGGYELYQYFNRKRAAVELTEEEFKKNMRKVQLIDVREKADFDAGHILGARNIPYSLFKTRMAEIRKDQPVYLYDHSKSLSGRAAVKLRKSGYKDLYRLKGGYRDWTGKTKKK; from the coding sequence TTGAATGGTAATGTATTACTAAACACCGTTTTATTGATTATTATTATAGTGTGGGGCGGTTATGAGCTATATCAATATTTCAATCGGAAACGTGCGGCAGTTGAATTGACTGAAGAAGAATTTAAAAAAAATATGCGTAAAGTTCAACTGATTGATGTTCGCGAAAAAGCAGATTTTGATGCTGGACATATTTTGGGCGCTCGAAACATTCCTTATTCGCTATTTAAAACAAGGATGGCTGAAATCAGAAAAGATCAACCGGTTTATCTTTATGATCATAGTAAATCTTTAAGCGGCCGAGCAGCTGTTAAATTGCGTAAATCAGGATATAAAGACTTGTATCGTCTTAAAGGCGGTTACCGCGATTGGACAGGTAAAACAAAGAAAAAATAA
- a CDS encoding helix-turn-helix domain-containing protein, with protein sequence MYLTLEETAEYLDLTISEVYRLVREKQIRTVSDGEDLLVNKDQFNLYLKSLEKYKAELLDYLNEPLPEDSDIKDED encoded by the coding sequence ATGTATCTCACGCTTGAAGAAACAGCAGAATATCTGGATCTTACGATTTCAGAAGTTTACCGCCTTGTTCGTGAAAAACAAATCCGCACCGTATCCGATGGTGAAGATCTTTTAGTCAATAAAGACCAATTTAACCTTTATTTAAAATCATTAGAAAAATATAAAGCAGAATTACTTGATTACTTGAATGAACCACTGCCAGAAGATAGCGACATTAAAGATGAAGATTAA
- a CDS encoding glycerophosphodiester phosphodiesterase, with protein MIKTEVFAHRGSKGTHPENTLLAFEEAVRVGSDGIELDVHLSRDHELVVIHDETVDCTSNGKGLVRELTLQQLKRLDAGSWFSEDYTDCRIPTLQEVIDFLIDSQFKGTLNIELKTDHYIYPGIEEKVMELTDKKEIQFKLVFSSFNYQTLIRLKKLNPAVEIALLFEKNGRDLLVLDTDIMVTMWHPSLLWFREKTLTDEVKTAVRLWTINQSQELEYCFNQRVAGVITDYPEKALALRKKLETMP; from the coding sequence ATGATTAAAACAGAAGTCTTTGCTCATAGAGGCAGTAAAGGAACTCATCCAGAAAATACTTTGCTCGCTTTTGAAGAAGCAGTTCGTGTGGGAAGTGATGGAATTGAACTGGATGTACATTTAAGCCGGGATCATGAATTAGTAGTCATCCATGATGAAACGGTAGATTGCACAAGTAATGGAAAAGGTTTGGTTCGAGAATTAACGCTGCAACAATTAAAACGGTTAGACGCAGGCAGTTGGTTTAGTGAAGATTATACAGATTGCCGTATTCCGACATTACAAGAAGTGATTGATTTTTTGATTGATAGTCAATTTAAAGGAACATTGAATATTGAACTTAAAACAGATCATTATATTTATCCGGGTATTGAAGAGAAAGTGATGGAATTAACAGATAAAAAGGAAATCCAATTTAAACTTGTCTTTTCAAGTTTCAACTATCAGACGCTTATTCGTTTAAAAAAATTGAATCCTGCGGTCGAGATTGCATTATTATTTGAAAAAAATGGAAGGGATCTGTTAGTACTGGATACCGATATCATGGTAACCATGTGGCATCCTAGCTTATTATGGTTCCGAGAAAAGACGTTAACCGATGAAGTGAAAACGGCTGTCCGCCTTTGGACAATCAATCAAAGTCAGGAATTGGAATATTGCTTTAATCAGAGAGTAGCCGGTGTTATCACGGATTATCCCGAGAAAGCTCTTGCTTTACGAAAAAAATTGGAAACAATGCCCTAA
- the miaA gene encoding tRNA (adenosine(37)-N6)-dimethylallyltransferase MiaA, translating into MTKLPIIVIVGPTAVGKTSLSIALAKQFNGEIISGDSMQIYKKLNIGTAKASLTEQAGIPHYLIDEVEVSESYTVSDFQKRGRQLIQDISAKGKTPIIVGGTGLYIESLLYDISLGGSGENDLIFRAQKEMEAAEHGSHYLWEELRQLDPTAAEKIHVNNVRRIIRALEVYHVTGQLFSSYQNEREMKEPLYNMKVIGLTTERNILYDRINERVHLMIEQGLESEARWLAEQQLQNAQAARGIGYKEWQPYFEGRASLDEVIAAIQQNSRRYAKRQLTWFRNRLPDISWWDLVKQPESKKELVEEVQQFLQGQ; encoded by the coding sequence GTGACTAAACTACCTATTATCGTCATCGTTGGTCCTACTGCTGTTGGAAAAACCAGCTTAAGTATTGCTTTAGCGAAACAGTTTAATGGTGAAATTATCAGCGGGGATTCCATGCAAATTTATAAAAAACTGAATATTGGAACTGCTAAAGCCTCTTTAACAGAACAAGCAGGGATACCTCATTATTTGATTGATGAAGTAGAGGTTTCAGAAAGTTATACTGTATCTGACTTTCAAAAAAGAGGAAGGCAACTAATACAGGATATTAGTGCTAAAGGTAAAACACCGATTATTGTTGGAGGGACAGGTTTATACATTGAATCTTTACTATATGATATAAGTTTAGGCGGTTCAGGAGAAAATGATTTAATTTTTCGAGCTCAAAAAGAAATGGAAGCCGCTGAACACGGTTCGCACTACTTATGGGAAGAACTCAGACAACTTGATCCGACTGCTGCTGAAAAAATCCATGTGAATAATGTCAGACGCATTATTCGTGCACTGGAAGTTTACCATGTGACAGGGCAGTTATTTTCTTCTTATCAAAATGAACGGGAAATGAAAGAACCTTTGTATAATATGAAAGTAATAGGATTAACGACAGAACGGAACATTTTGTATGATCGCATCAATGAACGAGTGCATCTTATGATAGAGCAAGGACTGGAATCAGAAGCTCGTTGGTTAGCTGAACAGCAACTGCAAAATGCACAGGCAGCACGCGGAATTGGATATAAAGAATGGCAGCCTTACTTTGAAGGGAGAGCTTCTCTAGACGAAGTGATTGCTGCTATTCAGCAAAATTCAAGGCGTTATGCCAAACGGCAATTAACCTGGTTCAGAAACCGGCTGCCGGATATCAGTTGGTGGGATTTAGTAAAACAACCGGAATCTAAAAAAGAATTAGTTGAAGAGGTCCAACAATTTTTACAAGGACAATGA
- the hflX gene encoding GTPase HflX, whose amino-acid sequence METKKEQEKAVLVGVQTTETDSDFAYSLNELSLLTETALGKVVGELTQKRERFDPRTFLGKGKLEELSHLIEETEADVVIFNHALTPGQTRNIQEVSDVKIIDRIQLILDIFAMRARSKEGKLQVELAQLQYMLPRLAGQGINLSRLGGGIGTRGPGETKLETDRRHIRNQISDIKRALKDTEKHRERNRIHRRESGVFQIGLMGYTNAGKSTLLNALTQAKTFEENQLFATLDPLTRKLVLPIGTTVTLTDTVGFIQDLPTELIEAFQSTLEETRGVDLLLHVVDASAENMAGHERTVIELLKKLEMDHIPMLTVYNKKDLVDGLFFPSLYPNLLISAKDPADIEILLEEITNQMQEIMVPYQIEVGVEEGQKLVQLKQETLVTAETYEEETNRYLVKGYAKKESKWNGENQLK is encoded by the coding sequence ATGGAAACAAAAAAAGAACAAGAAAAAGCTGTACTTGTTGGTGTTCAAACAACTGAAACAGATTCTGATTTTGCTTATTCTTTGAATGAATTATCACTGTTGACAGAAACTGCTTTGGGAAAAGTTGTGGGAGAGTTAACGCAAAAAAGAGAGCGTTTTGATCCTCGCACTTTTTTAGGCAAAGGAAAATTGGAAGAACTGTCACATTTGATAGAAGAAACTGAAGCGGATGTAGTGATTTTTAATCATGCATTGACACCTGGACAAACTCGGAATATTCAAGAAGTGAGTGATGTGAAAATCATTGACCGAATTCAGTTGATTTTGGATATTTTTGCAATGCGTGCTCGAAGCAAAGAAGGGAAATTGCAAGTGGAGCTAGCACAATTGCAATATATGCTGCCGCGTTTAGCTGGACAAGGCATCAATTTATCTCGCTTAGGCGGCGGCATCGGCACAAGAGGACCTGGAGAAACGAAACTAGAAACAGATCGCCGTCATATTCGAAATCAAATCAGCGATATTAAGCGAGCCTTAAAAGATACTGAAAAGCATCGGGAACGCAATCGGATACACCGTCGAGAAAGCGGAGTTTTTCAAATTGGGCTAATGGGATATACCAATGCGGGAAAATCTACCTTATTGAATGCTTTAACTCAAGCAAAGACCTTTGAAGAGAATCAGTTATTTGCCACATTGGATCCTTTAACACGTAAATTAGTATTGCCAATAGGAACTACTGTAACATTAACCGATACGGTTGGATTTATCCAAGATCTTCCAACAGAATTAATCGAAGCTTTTCAATCAACATTGGAAGAAACGCGTGGTGTTGATCTACTGCTGCATGTAGTTGATGCTTCTGCAGAGAATATGGCAGGACATGAAAGAACGGTAATAGAGCTGCTAAAAAAATTAGAAATGGATCATATTCCCATGTTGACTGTTTACAATAAAAAAGATTTAGTAGATGGATTGTTTTTCCCGAGTTTATATCCGAATTTATTGATTTCTGCTAAAGATCCAGCAGATATTGAAATTTTATTAGAGGAAATTACGAATCAAATGCAAGAAATCATGGTTCCTTATCAAATTGAAGTAGGAGTAGAAGAAGGTCAAAAGCTTGTCCAACTAAAACAAGAAACTTTAGTAACAGCTGAAACCTATGAAGAGGAAACAAACCGTTATCTTGTTAAAGGCTATGCAAAAAAAGAGTCAAAATGGAATGGAGAGAATCAATTAAAATGA
- a CDS encoding aminotransferase class I/II-fold pyridoxal phosphate-dependent enzyme, which produces MSWNNHFTPELVERIKKIEEKIKPVHEQIHEVALFNQYKVLKSFRDKKVTEQNFNPSTGYGYDDYGRDTLEEVYADVFKAEAGLVRPQIISGTHAIATALFGVMRPGDDLLYITGSPYDTLLEIVGVTGEGIGSFKEYQMGYDHVDLLPDGGVDFEAVQDKMTAKTKVVAIQRSRGYASRPSFTIEKIEEMIQFVRSIDPSVIIFVDNCYGEFVELKEPTEVGADLMAGSLIKNPGGGLVKTGGYIVGKLELIEACAYRLTSPGIGREAGASLYSLQEMYQGFFMAPHTVGEALKGAVYTAALLESCGVESSPKWNDERTDLIQIISLNDKGRMVQFAQTIQKYSPINAHVMPVGAYMPGYEDDVIMAAGTFIQGSSIELTADGPIRPPYTLYVQGGLTYEHVKLAVSSAVAELFF; this is translated from the coding sequence ATGAGTTGGAACAATCACTTTACACCAGAGCTAGTTGAAAGAATAAAAAAAATTGAAGAAAAAATCAAACCGGTTCATGAACAAATCCATGAGGTTGCCTTATTTAACCAATATAAAGTATTAAAAAGCTTTAGAGACAAAAAAGTTACGGAGCAAAATTTTAATCCGTCAACCGGCTACGGCTACGATGATTATGGCCGTGATACATTAGAAGAAGTCTATGCTGATGTGTTTAAAGCAGAAGCTGGGTTGGTACGTCCGCAAATCATTTCCGGTACACATGCAATTGCTACGGCTTTATTTGGTGTAATGCGTCCAGGAGATGATCTGTTGTATATTACTGGATCCCCTTACGATACATTATTAGAAATAGTAGGAGTTACGGGAGAAGGTATTGGTTCATTTAAAGAATATCAAATGGGTTATGATCATGTTGATTTACTACCAGATGGAGGTGTGGACTTTGAAGCTGTACAAGACAAAATGACAGCCAAAACCAAAGTAGTAGCCATTCAACGTTCTCGTGGTTACGCCAGTCGTCCGTCTTTTACTATTGAAAAAATTGAAGAGATGATTCAATTCGTGAGATCAATTGATCCTTCTGTGATTATTTTTGTTGATAATTGCTATGGCGAATTTGTTGAGCTGAAAGAACCTACTGAAGTTGGGGCAGATCTGATGGCAGGATCGCTGATTAAAAACCCAGGTGGCGGTCTAGTTAAAACAGGCGGTTATATTGTAGGTAAATTAGAATTGATTGAAGCATGTGCATACCGCTTAACTTCTCCGGGAATTGGTCGGGAAGCAGGAGCTTCTTTATATAGTTTGCAAGAAATGTACCAAGGCTTTTTTATGGCACCTCATACAGTCGGAGAAGCTTTAAAAGGCGCAGTCTATACTGCAGCTTTACTGGAATCTTGCGGAGTAGAGAGTTCGCCTAAATGGAACGATGAGCGGACGGATTTAATCCAAATCATTTCTTTAAATGATAAAGGGAGAATGGTTCAATTTGCTCAAACGATTCAAAAATATTCTCCTATTAATGCTCATGTGATGCCAGTAGGAGCTTATATGCCGGGTTATGAAGATGATGTGATTATGGCAGCGGGAACCTTTATTCAAGGATCCAGTATCGAATTAACGGCTGATGGTCCTATCCGACCGCCTTATACCTTGTATGTACAAGGCGGTCTAACTTATGAACATGTTAAACTAGCTGTCAGTTCAGCTGTTGCAGAATTATTTTTTTAG
- the glnA gene encoding type I glutamate--ammonia ligase, whose protein sequence is MKKFTKEEIKASAKEHNVRFLRLMFTDIDGTVKNVEVPISQIDKALNNEMMFDGSSIDGFVRIEESDMYLYPDLDTWLIFPWEVGNEKSKVARLICDIYNADDTPFAGDPRTNLKHVLKEMEELGFSQFNLGPEPEFFLFKLDENGKPTLELNDDGSYFDFAPTDLGENCRREIVLHLEDLGFEIEASHHEVAPGQHEIDWKYADAIEACDNIQTFKLIVKTVAREHGLHATFMPKPLEGVSGSGMHFNMSLFNEEGNVFYDETNELGLSEVAYHFLAGIMSHALGFTAICNPTVNSYKRLIPGYEAPVYVAWSAHNRSPLIRVPSSRGLSTRFELRSVDPSANPYLALAVLLKSGLDGIKNKMVPAEPIDRNIYRMTSEERYEKGIIDLPSTLHNALKYLRKDEVVKEALGSHIYNSFMTAKKVEWAAYREQVSEWEQEKYMTLY, encoded by the coding sequence ATGAAAAAATTCACAAAAGAAGAAATCAAAGCCAGTGCAAAAGAACATAATGTACGTTTTTTACGGTTGATGTTTACAGATATTGACGGCACCGTCAAAAATGTTGAAGTCCCTATCAGTCAAATAGACAAAGCGTTGAACAATGAAATGATGTTTGATGGTTCTTCAATTGATGGTTTTGTCCGTATTGAAGAAAGTGATATGTATTTATATCCAGATTTAGACACTTGGTTGATTTTCCCATGGGAAGTAGGAAATGAAAAAAGCAAAGTAGCCCGTTTGATTTGTGATATTTATAATGCTGATGATACACCTTTTGCCGGAGATCCCCGCACTAATTTAAAACATGTCTTGAAAGAAATGGAAGAACTAGGTTTTTCTCAATTTAATTTAGGACCAGAGCCTGAATTTTTCTTATTCAAACTGGATGAAAATGGAAAACCAACGCTTGAATTAAATGATGATGGAAGCTATTTCGATTTTGCACCAACAGATCTAGGTGAAAATTGTCGGCGTGAAATAGTTTTGCATTTAGAAGATTTAGGATTTGAAATTGAAGCCAGTCACCATGAGGTAGCTCCTGGACAACATGAAATCGATTGGAAATATGCAGATGCTATTGAAGCTTGTGATAATATTCAAACCTTTAAATTAATTGTCAAAACGGTTGCTCGAGAACATGGTTTGCATGCTACTTTTATGCCAAAACCGTTAGAAGGAGTCAGCGGATCAGGAATGCATTTCAATATGTCTTTGTTCAACGAAGAAGGAAATGTTTTTTATGATGAAACCAATGAACTGGGATTAAGCGAAGTCGCTTATCACTTTTTAGCTGGTATTATGTCGCATGCTTTAGGATTTACTGCTATTTGTAATCCCACTGTTAATTCTTACAAACGATTGATTCCTGGATACGAAGCACCTGTTTATGTTGCATGGAGCGCACATAACCGTTCACCTTTAATTCGTGTACCAAGTTCGCGTGGCTTATCGACCCGCTTTGAATTACGTAGTGTGGATCCTAGTGCCAATCCTTACTTAGCATTAGCAGTTTTGCTAAAATCAGGTTTAGATGGAATTAAAAATAAAATGGTACCTGCTGAGCCCATTGACCGCAATATCTACCGAATGACGAGTGAAGAACGCTATGAAAAAGGAATTATTGATTTACCATCTACATTGCATAATGCACTAAAATATTTACGCAAAGATGAAGTAGTCAAAGAAGCACTTGGTTCGCATATCTATAATAGTTTTATGACAGCTAAAAAAGTGGAATGGGCAGCTTATCGAGAACAAGTTTCTGAATGGGAACAAGAAAAATATATGACTCTCTATTAA
- a CDS encoding MerR family transcriptional regulator encodes MKEKELRRSMAVFTIGTVMKLTDLTARQIRYYEEQELIQPERNEGNRRMFSLNDVDVLLEIKDFLSEGINMAGIKHIYEMKKLNPVDLEQKNTTAMTDEDVRRILHSEFLSISGLNTKNTNQFIDPNQLY; translated from the coding sequence ATGAAAGAAAAAGAGCTTCGTCGTTCAATGGCTGTTTTCACAATTGGTACAGTCATGAAATTGACCGATTTAACAGCACGGCAAATCCGCTACTATGAGGAACAAGAGTTGATTCAACCTGAACGAAATGAAGGAAATAGAAGAATGTTTTCTTTAAATGACGTTGATGTGCTTCTTGAAATTAAAGATTTCTTATCTGAAGGAATCAATATGGCCGGGATTAAACATATTTATGAAATGAAAAAATTAAATCCTGTTGATTTAGAACAAAAAAATACCACTGCTATGACAGATGAAGATGTCAGACGTATTTTGCATTCAGAATTTTTATCTATTAGTGGATTAAACACCAAAAATACTAATCAGTTTATTGACCCTAATCAGCTATATTAA
- the nrdH gene encoding glutaredoxin-like protein NrdH, producing the protein MDNKTIVVYSKPNCMQCNFTKKYLDDKGVEYVTKDIFESEAALEEVKELGFSSVPVITIEGQEAFNGFRPDLLDQLV; encoded by the coding sequence ATGGACAATAAAACAATAGTGGTTTATTCAAAACCCAACTGTATGCAATGCAATTTTACTAAAAAATATCTAGACGATAAGGGTGTTGAGTACGTTACTAAAGATATTTTTGAATCAGAAGCTGCATTAGAAGAAGTAAAAGAGTTAGGGTTCAGTTCAGTGCCAGTCATTACAATTGAAGGACAAGAAGCGTTCAACGGGTTCCGCCCAGACTTGTTGGATCAATTAGTATGA
- the nrdI gene encoding class Ib ribonucleoside-diphosphate reductase assembly flavoprotein NrdI: protein MKVVYLSLTGQTRKFVQKLDMDLLEITPTNPYLSIHEPFIVVVPTYEVEATEIINDFIETGENQNYFKGVAGGGNLNFGNLFVFTAKDLAKEYNVPLLHTFEFQGNDEDVQKLKKAVKDLG from the coding sequence ATGAAAGTAGTTTATTTGTCTTTAACCGGACAAACTAGAAAATTTGTACAAAAATTAGATATGGATTTGTTGGAAATCACCCCAACGAATCCATATCTTTCAATTCATGAACCCTTTATTGTAGTTGTTCCCACTTATGAGGTAGAAGCAACTGAAATCATAAATGATTTTATTGAGACTGGAGAAAATCAAAATTACTTTAAAGGAGTCGCTGGCGGCGGCAATCTGAACTTCGGAAATTTATTTGTTTTTACAGCTAAAGATTTAGCAAAAGAATATAACGTTCCCTTATTGCATACATTTGAATTTCAAGGAAATGATGAAGATGTGCAAAAATTAAAGAAAGCGGTGAAAGACCTTGGATAA
- the nrdE gene encoding class 1b ribonucleoside-diphosphate reductase subunit alpha, translating into MDKPVLATKPKEVTYFKLNNELNRPVNGSIPLNKDREAVRAYFLEYVNPNTVFFYTLDEKLNYLIAEDYIEEEFLNQYDRSFIKELFEDIYSRKFRFRSFMSAFKFYTQYALRTNDGERFLERYEDRIVFNALYLADGDKELARTIADEIVNQRYQPATPTFLNAGRKRRGELVSCFLIQATDDMNSIGRVVNSALQLSRIGGGVGVNLSNLRAAGDPIKQIENASSGVIPVMKLLEDSFSYSNQLGQRNGAGAVYLNVFHPDIVSFLSTKKENADEKIRVKTLSLGLVVPDKFYELAAHDEQMYLFSPYDVERIYGRPFAYVDITEEYDNMVNNEEIRKSKISARELENEISKLQQESGYPYIINIDTANRENPVYGTITMSNLCSEILQIQEPSLINDDQTYEVLGTDISCNLGSTNIVNLMKSPDFGKSVDTMVRALTMVTDQSSIEAVPSVKHGNDKYHTIGLGAMGLHTFLALNQIEYGSPESIEFTDAYFMMLNYYTLVASNRIARERGITFHNFKKSKYATGEYFDNYTEKDHDFSSNKVASLFENLAVPTKENWKELKEAVMQDGLYHQNRLAIAPTGSISYVNETSASLHPITRLIEERQEKKTGKTYYPAPFLSNETLPYYTSAYDIDMRRVIDVYAAAQKHIDQGMSLTLFMRSDLPEGMYEWKEGRTTKQTTRDLNILRHYAWRKGIKSLYYIRTFTENSEEIGSNACESCSI; encoded by the coding sequence TTGGATAAACCCGTATTAGCAACTAAACCAAAAGAGGTTACTTATTTTAAATTGAATAATGAATTGAACCGTCCTGTCAATGGCTCTATCCCTCTTAACAAAGACCGTGAAGCAGTTCGTGCTTACTTTTTAGAATATGTTAATCCCAATACAGTCTTCTTTTACACATTAGACGAAAAATTGAATTATTTAATAGCAGAAGATTATATTGAAGAAGAGTTTTTAAACCAATACGATCGTTCATTTATTAAAGAATTATTTGAAGATATCTATAGCCGGAAGTTTCGTTTCCGTTCATTTATGTCAGCTTTTAAATTTTATACACAATATGCTCTACGTACGAATGATGGGGAACGTTTTTTGGAACGTTACGAAGATCGAATCGTATTCAATGCTTTGTATTTAGCTGATGGCGATAAAGAATTAGCACGTACCATTGCTGATGAAATTGTTAATCAGCGGTATCAACCGGCTACGCCAACGTTTCTAAATGCAGGACGTAAACGGCGTGGTGAGCTGGTTTCGTGTTTCTTGATACAAGCAACCGATGATATGAACAGCATTGGACGCGTAGTCAATAGTGCGCTTCAATTGTCGCGTATTGGCGGAGGAGTTGGCGTCAACTTATCAAACCTGCGAGCTGCTGGCGATCCAATCAAGCAAATAGAAAATGCCTCAAGCGGCGTTATTCCAGTTATGAAATTATTGGAAGATAGTTTCAGCTATTCAAATCAATTGGGACAACGTAATGGTGCCGGAGCAGTTTATTTAAATGTTTTCCATCCAGATATTGTTTCTTTTTTATCTACAAAAAAAGAAAATGCTGATGAAAAAATTCGGGTTAAAACACTATCTCTTGGTTTAGTTGTACCAGACAAGTTTTATGAGCTAGCAGCTCATGATGAGCAAATGTACTTATTCAGTCCTTATGATGTTGAACGCATTTACGGCAGACCGTTTGCGTATGTAGACATCACTGAAGAGTACGACAATATGGTTAACAATGAAGAAATTCGTAAATCTAAGATCAGTGCGCGTGAGTTAGAAAACGAAATTTCTAAATTACAACAAGAATCTGGTTACCCGTATATCATTAATATTGACACCGCTAACCGTGAAAATCCCGTTTATGGAACGATTACGATGAGTAACTTGTGTAGTGAAATCTTGCAGATCCAAGAACCTTCGCTGATCAATGATGACCAAACTTATGAGGTGCTAGGCACCGATATCAGCTGTAATCTAGGTTCTACGAACATTGTCAACTTAATGAAATCTCCTGATTTTGGTAAGTCTGTCGATACTATGGTACGTGCTTTGACAATGGTAACAGACCAATCCAGTATTGAAGCAGTTCCATCAGTCAAACATGGAAACGACAAATACCATACTATTGGGCTTGGAGCAATGGGTTTGCATACCTTTTTAGCTTTGAATCAAATCGAGTATGGTTCACCAGAATCGATTGAATTTACGGATGCGTATTTTATGATGTTGAACTACTACACGCTGGTTGCTAGTAACCGCATAGCTCGCGAACGCGGAATAACTTTTCATAATTTTAAAAAATCAAAGTATGCTACTGGCGAGTATTTCGATAACTATACTGAGAAAGACCACGACTTTTCAAGCAATAAAGTAGCAAGTTTATTTGAAAATCTTGCTGTGCCTACAAAAGAAAATTGGAAAGAGTTGAAAGAAGCGGTTATGCAAGACGGTTTGTATCACCAAAATCGCTTAGCCATAGCTCCAACTGGATCTATCAGCTATGTTAATGAAACTTCGGCTAGTTTGCATCCGATTACCCGTTTGATTGAAGAACGACAAGAAAAGAAAACCGGTAAAACCTATTACCCAGCACCATTCTTATCTAATGAAACATTGCCCTATTATACTTCCGCTTACGATATCGATATGCGCCGTGTAATTGATGTATACGCAGCAGCACAAAAACATATTGACCAAGGGATGAGCTTGACACTCTTTATGCGCTCAGATCTCCCAGAAGGTATGTACGAATGGAAAGAGGGCCGGACAACTAAACAAACGACTCGTGACCTAAATATTTTACGTCATTATGCGTGGCGTAAAGGAATCAAATCTCTTTACTACATTCGTACATTTACGGAAAATTCAGAAGAAATAGGTTCAAATGCTTGCGAAAGTTGCAGTATTTAA